Proteins encoded within one genomic window of Saccharopolyspora pogona:
- a CDS encoding lysozyme translates to MNPESSDQTRSPENNDRASAPNEATDRGLRSAALRADQALRTAVDRVRPAAHRVGEWVAPLIQRVLQWLAPLLQRIQEAPAVRRLRERVAPHMEKLPESVRRAPRTRSMQAGAAIAAVGVVGLVIGSAVAGPDETKVDDAAMEAPIQAQHAPAQAGQLIPAPQEAPAHAPAQAGQLIPAPQEAPAHAPAQAEQPIPAPQEAPAPQAQPVPQAPLGPPVEGIDVSNHNGAIDWSKVAADGKKFTFVLATDGTGFSNPRYSEQYHGAKNAGLIAGAYHFARPGSSSAEAQAERFLNIADYQADGKTLPPVLDLEVDPNSGGCYGLSVADMHLWTKTFNDKVKERTGKDPIIYANPSFWRQCMGGTDIFGGHALWLASYGVDSPAVPNGFNAWDFWQYTDQGSVAGIGGNTDLNQYQQGFERLKQLAG, encoded by the coding sequence GTGAACCCCGAATCCTCCGACCAAACAAGATCCCCCGAAAACAACGATCGCGCCTCGGCCCCGAACGAGGCGACTGACCGCGGGTTGCGTTCCGCTGCGCTGCGTGCCGACCAGGCCCTGCGCACGGCAGTGGATCGTGTGCGGCCGGCGGCGCACCGCGTCGGCGAGTGGGTCGCGCCGCTGATCCAGCGCGTACTGCAGTGGCTGGCACCGCTGCTGCAGCGGATTCAGGAAGCACCCGCGGTGCGGCGTCTCCGGGAGAGGGTTGCGCCGCACATGGAGAAGCTCCCCGAGTCCGTTCGGCGGGCTCCGCGCACGCGGTCCATGCAGGCGGGTGCCGCCATCGCCGCCGTCGGCGTGGTGGGCCTGGTGATCGGCAGCGCCGTGGCTGGCCCGGACGAGACCAAGGTCGATGACGCCGCGATGGAAGCCCCGATCCAGGCGCAGCATGCCCCGGCGCAGGCCGGGCAGCTGATCCCGGCCCCGCAGGAGGCCCCGGCGCATGCCCCGGCGCAGGCCGGGCAGCTGATCCCGGCCCCGCAGGAGGCCCCGGCGCATGCCCCGGCGCAGGCCGAGCAGCCGATCCCAGCCCCGCAGGAGGCCCCCGCGCCCCAGGCGCAGCCCGTCCCGCAGGCCCCGCTGGGCCCGCCGGTCGAGGGCATCGACGTGTCCAACCACAACGGCGCCATCGACTGGAGCAAGGTCGCGGCCGACGGCAAGAAGTTCACCTTCGTGCTGGCCACCGACGGCACCGGCTTCAGCAACCCCCGCTACAGCGAGCAGTACCACGGCGCCAAGAACGCCGGCCTGATCGCGGGCGCCTACCACTTCGCGCGGCCCGGCTCGTCCTCCGCGGAGGCGCAGGCCGAGCGGTTCCTGAACATCGCCGACTACCAGGCCGACGGCAAGACCCTGCCCCCGGTTCTGGACCTGGAAGTGGACCCGAACAGCGGCGGCTGCTACGGCCTGTCCGTCGCCGACATGCACCTGTGGACCAAGACCTTCAACGACAAGGTCAAGGAGCGCACGGGCAAGGATCCGATCATCTACGCCAACCCGTCGTTCTGGCGGCAGTGCATGGGCGGCACCGACATCTTCGGTGGCCACGCGCTGTGGCTGGCGTCCTACGGCGTGGACAGCCCGGCGGTGCCCAACGGCTTCAACGCCTGGGACTTCTGGCAGTACACCGACCAGGGCAGTGTCGCCGGCATCGGCGGCAACACCGACCTGAACCAGTACCAGCAAGGCTTCGAGCGGCTCAAGCAGCTCGCCGGCTGA
- a CDS encoding helix-turn-helix domain-containing protein — protein sequence MARDEDPGSAGGDAAGPDGSPTARRIILGAQLRRLREAAEIPPAEAAYAIRGSESKISRMELGKVGFKERDVADLLTMYGVTDAVERARFLQLVSQSKQPGWWNRYADTMPHWFQDYIGLEGVAARIQTYELQFVPGLLQTTDYALAIASSGHPKLADDETRHRVSLRIKRQKLLARPGAPRLWAVIDESVLHRPIGGAAVLRAQIDHLLEMSKLPNIALQVVPFALSGYAAEGSFTILRFAEPELPDVVYLEHLSGALYLDKLEEIERYGRTLDRLMVDARTPEQTRQLLVNFSALKGRACG from the coding sequence ATGGCTCGGGACGAAGATCCGGGATCCGCGGGCGGCGACGCGGCAGGGCCGGACGGCAGTCCGACGGCCCGGCGCATCATCCTCGGCGCGCAGCTGCGCCGGCTCCGGGAGGCCGCGGAGATCCCGCCCGCCGAGGCGGCCTACGCCATCCGCGGCTCAGAGTCCAAGATCAGCCGGATGGAGCTCGGCAAGGTCGGCTTCAAGGAACGCGACGTCGCGGACCTGCTCACGATGTACGGCGTGACGGACGCGGTCGAGCGGGCCCGCTTCCTCCAGCTGGTCTCGCAATCCAAGCAGCCCGGCTGGTGGAACCGGTACGCGGACACGATGCCGCACTGGTTCCAGGACTACATCGGACTCGAAGGCGTGGCAGCCCGGATCCAGACCTACGAGCTGCAGTTCGTGCCGGGCCTCCTGCAGACCACGGACTACGCGTTGGCCATCGCCAGTTCGGGGCACCCGAAGCTGGCCGACGACGAGACCCGGCACCGGGTCTCGCTGCGCATTAAGCGGCAGAAGCTGCTCGCGCGGCCGGGCGCGCCCAGGCTGTGGGCGGTCATCGACGAATCCGTGCTGCACCGGCCGATCGGCGGCGCCGCCGTGCTCCGCGCACAGATCGACCACCTGCTGGAGATGTCCAAGCTGCCGAACATCGCGCTGCAGGTGGTGCCGTTCGCACTCAGCGGGTACGCGGCGGAGGGTTCGTTCACCATACTCCGCTTCGCCGAACCCGAATTGCCGGACGTGGTGTACCTGGAGCACCTGAGCGGGGCGCTGTACCTGGACAAGCTGGAAGAGATCGAGCGATACGGCCGTACGCTCGATCGGCTGATGGTGGACGCCCGGACTCCCGAGCAGACCCGCCAGTTGCTGGTCAACTTCTCGGCCCTGAAGGGCCGGGCTTGCGGCTAG
- the kstR gene encoding cholesterol catabolism transcriptional regulator KstR → MASTSRNLLQALRDDETGSTAQHERRKRIIDATIALATKGGYDAVQMRTVAEKADVALGTLYRYFPSKIHLLVTGLAREFERAQDKMDRAKNPGETPYERVMFVLNRTTRTLQRNPQLTEAMTRAFMFADTSAAAEVDTVAALVERFFTNAMTQDEPTDEEKAIARVIGDVWLSNLVAWVTRRASAADLSNRLELTVRLLLA, encoded by the coding sequence ATGGCAAGCACCTCGCGGAATTTGCTGCAAGCGCTCCGGGACGACGAGACCGGTTCCACGGCCCAGCACGAACGCCGCAAGCGGATCATCGACGCCACAATCGCACTGGCCACCAAGGGCGGCTACGACGCGGTCCAGATGCGCACCGTGGCGGAGAAGGCCGACGTGGCGCTGGGGACGCTGTACCGGTATTTCCCGTCCAAGATCCACCTGCTGGTAACCGGCCTGGCCCGGGAGTTCGAGCGGGCCCAGGACAAGATGGACCGCGCCAAGAACCCCGGCGAAACGCCTTACGAGCGGGTCATGTTCGTGCTCAACCGCACCACCCGGACGCTGCAGCGCAACCCGCAGCTGACCGAGGCGATGACCCGCGCGTTCATGTTCGCCGACACCTCTGCGGCCGCCGAGGTGGACACCGTCGCGGCGCTGGTGGAGCGGTTCTTCACCAACGCCATGACCCAGGACGAGCCCACCGACGAGGAGAAGGCGATCGCGCGCGTGATCGGCGACGTGTGGCTGTCCAACCTGGTCGCCTGGGTGACCCGCCGGGCGTCGGCCGCCGACCTCTCCAACCGCTTGGAGCTCACCGTCCGCCTCCTGCTGGCGTGA
- a CDS encoding DUF397 domain-containing protein — protein MSGQLEVPVAALGAVTWRKSRHSGKWGNCVEIAPLADGTIALRQSRQSRGTALIYTRAELAAFLRGVKDGEFDDLVS, from the coding sequence ATGAGTGGCCAGTTAGAGGTCCCGGTCGCCGCGCTGGGGGCCGTGACCTGGCGAAAGTCGCGCCACAGCGGAAAATGGGGCAACTGCGTCGAGATCGCGCCCCTGGCCGACGGAACCATCGCGCTGCGCCAATCGCGCCAATCGCGGGGAACCGCGCTGATCTATACCCGAGCCGAATTGGCCGCGTTCCTGCGCGGAGTCAAGGACGGTGAGTTCGATGACCTCGTCAGCTGA
- a CDS encoding SAM-dependent methyltransferase: MAADLTASDDEIPIHIDTNKASIARVYDAFLGGKDNYEVDREVFRRVQEVTPEAAQLAWDNRQFLIRVSRFIAAETSVTQYLDCGSGLPTAENTHQVVQRIKPESRVVYVDNDPVVLAHGRALLEENSKTHFSPADIFEPARILQDEVVGQHLDFSEPIALFQLGTLHHYDGERPPADIMREYIEALPSGSYVAISHFLDPGVEEYCELARRMEQAFLHSPMGTGVFRTRVEIESMFQGLELVDPGLVLCADWWPTGPRLKPLHPVQHCIAGAVGRKPSTSRP, encoded by the coding sequence ATGGCCGCCGACCTCACCGCGTCCGACGACGAAATCCCCATCCACATCGATACGAACAAGGCGAGCATCGCCCGCGTCTACGACGCGTTCCTCGGTGGGAAGGACAACTACGAGGTTGACCGGGAGGTCTTCCGGCGCGTTCAGGAGGTCACCCCCGAGGCTGCCCAGCTGGCGTGGGACAACCGCCAGTTCCTGATCAGGGTCAGCCGGTTCATCGCCGCGGAAACCAGTGTCACCCAGTACCTGGACTGCGGATCCGGCCTGCCCACCGCGGAGAACACCCACCAGGTGGTGCAGCGGATCAAGCCCGAGTCGCGGGTGGTCTACGTGGACAACGACCCAGTCGTCCTCGCCCACGGCCGCGCGCTGCTGGAGGAGAACTCGAAGACCCACTTCAGCCCGGCGGACATCTTCGAACCGGCGCGGATCCTCCAGGACGAGGTGGTCGGTCAACACTTGGACTTCTCCGAGCCGATCGCGTTGTTCCAGCTGGGCACGCTGCACCACTACGACGGCGAGCGACCACCCGCCGACATCATGCGGGAGTACATCGAGGCGCTGCCATCCGGGTCCTATGTGGCCATCAGCCACTTCCTCGACCCGGGGGTCGAGGAGTACTGCGAACTCGCCCGGCGGATGGAGCAGGCGTTCCTGCACAGCCCGATGGGCACAGGAGTGTTCCGCACCCGCGTCGAGATCGAGTCGATGTTCCAGGGCTTAGAACTCGTCGACCCAGGCCTAGTGCTCTGCGCGGACTGGTGGCCGACCGGCCCGCGGCTCAAGCCGCTCCACCCGGTGCAGCACTGCATCGCAGGAGCAGTGGGCCGCAAACCGTCAACTTCTCGGCCCTGA
- a CDS encoding tetratricopeptide repeat protein: MSLWEQRVTQARQLWINGDHAAAERELRTVLADGDFDSAVHATCLLGALLDERDDAAGARAMYQRAIDSGHPIYAQLAAISLGPLLFDADDLTAAQAVLRFAADGADPDTAGRADALLAQVLHMLGDAAGAREARDRALNCNDPAVAELARDLDLPGPGERSAEEYLQVAYEQACLLLDQGRDHDAEPILLRLLDSGHPNYGSLGAAKLYTLHVDDSAKTRQMAERIIAYRHPEHLGWGYVLLGGVLEGLDDPVGAADAFHRAVDDPRPEVRLHALIHLGMQLRELGRADQARDTYQRVINTRHPRYSIEALGVLAELQRDEGDIAGAVETFGKVADSRHAEKAPLAAYNMGVLLYEHGDQVAAAEAFRKAADAEDPHVAHQAELALSMMDVGDAQQDPASDDAVQLAQRAREAAAAGDIDTARAAYQQVIEMDVRIWSVMAGNSLGLVEATAGDLDRARQALRWAAMSDEGSLAQDGAFRHALLDEPAARPVLQALFRLENNDETMLDELIAGASPEVRDLGSVVKAEHLMTTDVPTAVEMLTGLVESPNRLVWTKAGHLLAGWLVREQRHEDGLRLLQRVTGEGHPALRPWAAAQLGDLLLDQGDSEGAIAAWESAAATGHRTVLGDVFGKLALMYRTWGRHDELLDLYRRTAASGHPEFGPRAAFLLGEELVEADDLEAALALFTQAADSTSAAALVAAFGMHAIRRELEAARAGFLALAEDEKPHYTATQLCLNLAHRYQSRGAVEFTEWALQLVVEAGHPEHVQPGWLFLGALRNESGDTDAAAEAWEHAALSSDADEAAVAKRSLADLLQGKGELDRAEALLAEVAGGETGNAADAALKLGNLRAELGDVGAAVEAFRRAESVGGRIQGTHATANIAILLAKQGETEAARRAFERVIASGVPGVQATAALELGNMLRDTGDEAAARAAYERALEFDEPDVTPYVYQQMGAETAEQRGFRLMREGDTEGARAAIGEHYGSARVTDFWCAAWTGPAAAAPILGGASGDDLQVCSELGLAFGRAMEDDASEAREFFRMVADHGHPALVPKAQIALGELAERQRENALALAWYRRASSADEPETNALAGVLLAQLLSRLNDREGAKSACRHAISAGSGVSAVDAGLLLGQLHHVAGDVVEAQVIWDRAEESAESPEQFGAALHHRIVQIGETADEALELLRRLTKSTDPSAAIHGMGLLGERADDPAEAIHWFGQAAELGVPGHSDAARGRLGEQLLAQGDRDAARIEFERVRRCDVPGIAARGEFGLGLIRYEEDDLAGAVAAFVKTASYASDDDLGEDALNNVRVVLDGQRAAGDHLGAANTLRRLAEVVPEAHVAEWAYETATEFIEAEDNDAALIYLRCAVEIGAPEPAPEAVLALGEVLHKRGEPAGARQAYELVLATGDEYRAEVAKYRLVELLKDDDPAAAEELMHAPDGVLTPAMKAMLGLKRRDEGDTAGAIEAFREAAGSDDDRFSPMATYTLAQSLRQDGDLDQARQTYLRLIESAPEDPYAGEALLELASMAYHAENDSEAREWSLRAWDSDDPELSAKAAMNLGVIAKRRRNLDDAKPWFLALIDLGHPKAAFAAAHLAEMHYWREEYAEAIQHYEYTLANTEDAELVAEAAFRVGEIRYRRGEVQQARELLDRAARTEDPSFAHQATQLLAKLGG; encoded by the coding sequence ATGTCACTCTGGGAACAGCGGGTCACCCAGGCCCGGCAGCTGTGGATCAATGGTGATCATGCCGCCGCCGAGCGGGAGTTGCGCACCGTGCTCGCCGACGGCGACTTCGACAGCGCCGTGCACGCGACCTGTCTGCTCGGCGCGCTGCTGGACGAGCGCGACGACGCCGCCGGGGCCCGTGCGATGTACCAGCGGGCGATCGACTCCGGGCACCCGATCTACGCCCAGCTGGCCGCGATCTCGCTGGGCCCGCTGCTGTTCGACGCCGACGACCTGACCGCCGCCCAGGCGGTGCTGCGCTTCGCCGCCGATGGCGCCGACCCGGACACGGCCGGGCGCGCCGACGCGTTGCTGGCGCAGGTGCTGCACATGCTCGGCGACGCAGCGGGTGCGCGCGAGGCCCGCGACCGGGCCCTGAACTGCAACGACCCCGCCGTGGCCGAGCTCGCCAGGGACCTGGACCTGCCCGGCCCGGGCGAGCGGTCCGCCGAGGAATACCTCCAGGTCGCCTACGAGCAGGCGTGCCTGCTGCTGGACCAGGGTAGGGACCACGACGCGGAGCCGATCCTGCTGCGGCTGCTGGACAGCGGCCACCCGAACTACGGATCGCTGGGCGCGGCGAAGCTCTACACGCTGCACGTCGACGATTCCGCGAAGACGCGGCAGATGGCCGAGCGGATCATCGCCTACCGCCACCCCGAACACCTCGGCTGGGGTTACGTGCTGCTCGGCGGCGTGCTGGAAGGCCTCGACGACCCGGTCGGCGCGGCCGACGCGTTCCACCGCGCCGTCGACGATCCGCGCCCGGAGGTCCGGCTGCATGCGCTGATCCACCTGGGGATGCAGCTGCGCGAACTCGGCCGGGCGGACCAGGCCCGGGACACCTACCAGCGGGTGATCAACACCCGCCACCCGCGCTACTCGATCGAGGCGCTCGGCGTGCTGGCCGAGTTGCAGCGCGATGAGGGCGACATCGCCGGAGCCGTCGAGACCTTCGGCAAGGTGGCCGATTCCAGGCACGCCGAGAAAGCGCCGCTGGCCGCCTACAACATGGGCGTGCTGCTTTACGAGCACGGCGACCAAGTGGCCGCCGCCGAGGCGTTCCGGAAGGCCGCCGACGCCGAAGATCCGCACGTCGCGCACCAAGCCGAGCTGGCACTGTCCATGATGGACGTCGGCGACGCGCAGCAGGACCCGGCCAGCGACGACGCGGTGCAACTCGCGCAGCGCGCCCGCGAGGCGGCCGCGGCCGGCGACATCGACACCGCACGGGCCGCGTACCAGCAGGTCATCGAGATGGACGTGCGAATCTGGTCCGTGATGGCGGGCAACTCGCTCGGCCTGGTGGAGGCGACCGCCGGCGACCTCGACCGGGCCCGGCAGGCGCTGCGGTGGGCCGCGATGTCCGACGAGGGTTCGCTGGCGCAGGACGGCGCGTTCCGCCACGCGTTGCTCGACGAGCCCGCCGCGCGGCCTGTGCTGCAAGCGCTGTTCCGATTGGAGAACAACGACGAGACCATGCTCGACGAGCTCATCGCCGGCGCTTCGCCGGAGGTCCGCGACCTGGGGTCGGTGGTCAAGGCCGAGCACCTGATGACCACCGACGTGCCGACCGCGGTGGAAATGCTGACCGGGCTGGTCGAATCGCCGAACCGGCTGGTCTGGACGAAGGCGGGGCACCTGCTGGCCGGTTGGCTGGTCCGGGAGCAGCGGCACGAGGACGGGCTGCGGCTGCTCCAGAGGGTCACCGGCGAGGGGCACCCCGCGCTGCGGCCCTGGGCGGCGGCCCAACTCGGCGACCTGCTGCTGGACCAGGGAGATTCCGAAGGCGCCATCGCGGCGTGGGAGTCCGCGGCGGCGACCGGGCACCGCACCGTGCTCGGCGACGTGTTCGGCAAGCTCGCTCTGATGTACCGCACCTGGGGCCGGCACGACGAGCTGCTGGACCTCTACCGCCGGACCGCCGCGAGCGGCCACCCCGAGTTCGGGCCGCGCGCGGCGTTCCTGCTCGGCGAGGAACTCGTCGAGGCCGACGACCTGGAGGCGGCGCTGGCGCTGTTCACCCAGGCCGCCGACTCCACCTCCGCCGCCGCGCTAGTCGCGGCCTTCGGCATGCACGCCATCAGGCGGGAACTGGAGGCGGCGCGGGCCGGTTTCCTCGCGCTGGCAGAGGACGAAAAACCGCACTACACGGCCACGCAGCTCTGCCTCAACCTGGCGCACCGGTACCAGAGCCGGGGCGCGGTCGAGTTCACCGAGTGGGCGTTGCAGCTGGTCGTAGAGGCCGGGCATCCGGAGCACGTGCAACCGGGCTGGCTCTTCCTCGGGGCACTGCGCAACGAAAGCGGCGACACCGACGCAGCTGCGGAAGCGTGGGAGCACGCGGCGCTGAGCAGCGACGCTGACGAAGCGGCGGTGGCGAAGCGCAGCCTCGCGGATCTGTTGCAGGGCAAGGGCGAGCTGGACCGGGCCGAGGCACTGCTGGCCGAGGTGGCCGGGGGAGAAACCGGCAACGCCGCCGACGCCGCCCTCAAGCTGGGCAACCTCCGCGCGGAGCTGGGTGACGTCGGCGCTGCCGTCGAAGCGTTCCGCCGCGCGGAGTCGGTCGGGGGTCGGATCCAGGGCACCCACGCCACCGCCAACATTGCGATTCTGCTTGCCAAGCAAGGCGAAACCGAGGCCGCGCGGCGCGCCTTCGAACGCGTGATCGCCTCAGGTGTGCCCGGGGTGCAGGCCACCGCCGCGTTGGAACTGGGCAACATGCTGCGCGACACCGGGGACGAGGCAGCGGCGAGAGCGGCCTACGAGCGAGCGCTGGAGTTCGACGAACCGGACGTCACGCCGTACGTGTACCAGCAGATGGGCGCCGAAACCGCCGAGCAACGGGGATTCCGGTTGATGAGGGAAGGCGACACCGAAGGCGCTCGGGCGGCGATCGGCGAGCACTACGGCTCGGCTCGCGTCACCGACTTCTGGTGCGCGGCGTGGACCGGACCGGCGGCTGCGGCACCGATCCTGGGCGGGGCTTCCGGAGATGACCTGCAGGTCTGCTCCGAGCTCGGGCTCGCCTTCGGCCGGGCGATGGAGGACGATGCCTCGGAGGCCCGGGAATTCTTCCGGATGGTCGCCGACCACGGGCATCCGGCGCTGGTCCCGAAGGCCCAGATCGCGCTCGGCGAACTCGCCGAGCGGCAGCGGGAGAACGCGCTGGCGCTGGCCTGGTACCGCCGCGCGAGTTCCGCGGACGAGCCGGAGACCAACGCGTTGGCAGGCGTGCTGCTGGCCCAACTGCTGTCCCGGCTCAACGACCGGGAGGGCGCGAAATCCGCTTGCCGGCACGCCATCTCCGCAGGTTCCGGCGTCTCTGCCGTGGACGCGGGACTGCTGCTCGGGCAGCTCCACCACGTCGCCGGCGACGTGGTGGAGGCGCAGGTGATCTGGGACCGGGCCGAGGAATCAGCCGAATCGCCTGAGCAGTTCGGCGCCGCACTGCACCACCGCATCGTGCAGATCGGCGAGACCGCCGACGAGGCGCTGGAACTGCTGCGCCGGTTGACGAAATCGACCGATCCGAGCGCGGCGATCCACGGGATGGGACTGCTCGGGGAACGCGCCGACGACCCGGCCGAGGCCATCCACTGGTTCGGCCAGGCCGCGGAACTCGGGGTGCCAGGGCATTCCGACGCCGCGCGCGGACGGCTCGGCGAACAGCTGCTGGCGCAGGGCGATCGGGACGCGGCGCGGATCGAGTTCGAACGGGTCAGGCGGTGCGACGTGCCCGGCATCGCGGCGCGCGGCGAGTTCGGGCTCGGCCTGATCCGGTACGAAGAGGACGATTTGGCCGGTGCGGTCGCGGCTTTCGTCAAGACCGCGTCCTACGCCTCGGACGACGACCTGGGCGAAGACGCGCTGAACAACGTGCGGGTCGTGCTCGACGGGCAGCGCGCCGCCGGCGACCACCTCGGCGCCGCGAACACCCTGCGCAGACTGGCCGAAGTGGTCCCGGAAGCCCACGTCGCGGAGTGGGCCTACGAGACCGCCACCGAGTTCATCGAGGCCGAGGACAACGACGCCGCGCTGATCTACCTGCGGTGCGCGGTGGAGATCGGTGCCCCGGAGCCCGCGCCGGAAGCGGTGCTGGCGCTGGGCGAGGTGCTGCACAAGCGCGGCGAGCCGGCCGGTGCGCGGCAGGCCTACGAGCTGGTGCTGGCCACCGGCGACGAATACCGCGCAGAGGTCGCGAAATACCGCCTGGTCGAGCTGTTGAAGGACGACGACCCGGCCGCCGCCGAGGAACTCATGCACGCTCCGGACGGCGTCCTGACCCCCGCGATGAAGGCGATGCTCGGGCTCAAGCGCCGCGACGAGGGCGACACCGCCGGGGCGATCGAGGCGTTCCGCGAAGCCGCGGGCAGCGACGACGACCGGTTCTCGCCGATGGCCACCTACACGCTGGCGCAATCCCTGCGCCAGGACGGCGATCTCGACCAGGCCCGGCAGACCTATCTGCGGCTGATCGAATCCGCCCCGGAAGACCCGTACGCGGGGGAGGCGCTGCTGGAGCTGGCGTCGATGGCCTACCACGCCGAGAACGACTCGGAAGCCCGCGAGTGGAGCTTGCGGGCGTGGGACTCCGACGACCCGGAGCTGTCCGCGAAGGCCGCGATGAACCTCGGGGTGATCGCCAAGCGCCGCCGCAACCTCGACGACGCGAAGCCGTGGTTCCTGGCGCTGATCGACCTCGGACACCCGAAGGCCGCGTTCGCCGCCGCTCACCTCGCGGAAATGCACTACTGGCGCGAGGAATACGCCGAGGCGATCCAGCACTACGAGTACACGCTGGCGAACACCGAGGACGCGGAACTCGTCGCCGAGGCGGCCTTCCGGGTCGGCGAGATCCGCTACCGGCGCGGCGAAGTCCAGCAGGCGCGCGAACTCCTCGATCGGGCGGCGCGCACCGAAGACCCGTCCTTCGCCCACCAGGCAACGCAACTCCTGGCCAAGTTGGGCGGCTGA
- a CDS encoding RNA-guided endonuclease InsQ/TnpB family protein, whose product MNIVVQVKLEPDARQVSVLESTLYALNEQANKVSEVAFDRDVKRNYDLRKLTYNDLREAGIGSQAAQHIIKKVCNAYVTLKANIKAGNLGTQGSQRRVKAESKPISFRLDSAHPYDARNLSFALEKKTISLWTLEGRMKNIPFTGSEHDLAKLARFKRGDCDLMRRDGMWLLAVTVDIPDTERYEPTGFIGVDLGIVNVATASSGYTAAGRGLNRHRKRQIALRAKLQAKQTKAAKRRLKARARKEARHVKNINHCISKTIVTEAKRTGRGISLEELKGIRDRVRLRKPERVTLHSWSFDQLGQFIVYKATMAGVPVVYVDPAYTSQMCAECGYTDKNNRVSHGSFTCRSCGHAQHADRNASRNIAQRGNAVWNAGRESRVPVGA is encoded by the coding sequence ATGAACATTGTCGTGCAGGTGAAGCTTGAGCCGGATGCCAGGCAGGTATCCGTGCTGGAGTCGACCCTGTACGCACTCAACGAGCAAGCGAACAAGGTCTCCGAGGTCGCTTTCGACCGCGACGTGAAGCGCAACTACGACCTGCGCAAACTGACCTACAACGACCTCCGCGAAGCCGGGATCGGATCCCAGGCCGCGCAGCACATCATCAAGAAGGTGTGCAACGCCTACGTAACCTTGAAGGCGAACATCAAGGCCGGGAACCTCGGCACACAAGGATCCCAGCGCCGCGTCAAAGCGGAGTCGAAGCCCATCTCCTTCCGCCTGGACAGCGCGCACCCCTACGACGCGCGGAATCTGTCCTTCGCGCTGGAGAAAAAGACCATCTCCCTGTGGACCCTTGAAGGGCGGATGAAAAACATCCCCTTCACCGGCTCCGAACACGACCTTGCGAAGCTCGCCCGGTTCAAGCGGGGCGACTGTGACCTGATGCGCCGTGACGGCATGTGGTTGCTTGCCGTCACTGTGGACATCCCCGACACCGAACGGTACGAGCCGACCGGGTTCATCGGTGTGGATCTCGGCATCGTCAACGTTGCCACCGCCAGCAGCGGCTACACAGCCGCGGGGCGTGGCCTCAACCGGCACCGCAAACGCCAGATCGCCCTGCGCGCCAAGCTTCAAGCCAAGCAGACCAAGGCCGCCAAGCGGCGACTCAAAGCCCGTGCCCGCAAGGAAGCGCGGCACGTCAAGAACATCAACCACTGCATCTCGAAGACGATCGTGACCGAGGCCAAGCGCACCGGACGCGGTATTTCCCTGGAAGAACTCAAGGGAATCCGCGACCGGGTACGGCTCCGTAAGCCTGAGCGGGTCACGCTGCACTCCTGGTCGTTCGACCAGCTTGGGCAGTTCATCGTCTACAAGGCCACCATGGCCGGGGTGCCGGTGGTCTACGTCGATCCCGCGTACACATCACAAATGTGCGCCGAGTGCGGGTACACGGACAAGAACAACCGCGTGTCGCACGGGTCTTTCACTTGCCGGTCGTGCGGCCACGCTCAGCACGCCGACCGCAACGCTTCCCGCAACATCGCCCAGCGGGGCAATGCTGTGTGGAACGCGGGGCGTGAGTCACGCGTCCCGGTCGGCGCATAG